The genomic DNA tcattcaaACTTTGACAAAACATTACTGTTTACAGTTGTCATTGTCAACATATTGGGGTGAATATTTCCACATTATTGCCATTTTCCACAAACCTAATTTGAACTCCAGAGTACATGTGATTGTAGATATCATTGTCTTCCAGCACACCATGGCCATTGTCATAGAAGTAGACCCCAACCTGTTCAAATTATAGTGAAAATGTCTATTAGCTCATTTATTCctgataataaataattatgatACTGTTTCAATATAACAGAGCTACCTTCATAAAGAtagattttacatttttttttaggaagCCAGTCTGACATTAATATGCCAGTGTAACTACATCAGACCAGATAACAGTATACTCTGATCTCATATCTCATGAAGGTATATATATGGGAGTTGGTCACTTTACATTTATTTCTCATGATTAAACTTGTGACTAGCCTGTGATCTTACCTGCTTCCCGCTGTGTATCCTGTTCCTCCTCAGTACTGGCGTACTTCCCGTTGTCACCCACACTCCTGCCAGCGTGTTGCTGTACACCTCGTTCTCCTCTATGACgccttgtcctttttcatgctGCGATACAAAAATCACCATACATCACTGCTAGGTTTCAGAATTATTGAACAAGAAAGTTGAAGAAGGGAAAACAGTTCAAGATGTAAGACTATTatggagaagaaaagaaaaaaactatgcTGATGCAACTTCCTGGGTTTATATTTACCACATATATGCCGCCGTGTTGGCCATCATGGATCTTGTTGTGTCTGACAATAGGGCAGCTGTTGGTCCTGATCTGGATTCCGGCCAGGGCGTTACCGTAGATGTCGTTTCCTTCAATGAGGCCTCGGCCATCACCAAAAATATAAACGCCACCTTGGTTGCCATTAAAAATGGCATTGCCCCTGTattttgacaaaacaaacacatttttaggACATGATACAACAGTGAATGGACTAGTGCCCACTGTGACCGTTGACAGCCAGGCCACACTGACCTTATCGTGGGGTCACTGTTAGAGGTGATCCACACCCCAGCAAAGTTATTTGCATAGATCTTGTTCTCGATGAACTGGCCCCGGCCCTTTTCGTGCACGTAGATGCCCCCCGTCTGACCATGATGGATCTCACAACGAACCACTGTCGGATTGGCGTACGCCTTTACCTCAAAGCCGGCTATGCGGTTCCTATGGATGTTGCAGCTCTCAAAGTAACCCTGGAAATGGACAGGGAAATTCAAGATTACTGTATGTCCTATCAACATACTTTTCAGTCCATGAGCAgcaactaaaaaaaacaaataagaacCATTTGTAACCAACCCTTTACACAGTAACAACACGGCACATATTACACACGAGAGAGTCATACAACTGTGGCATTGCAGCGACCGCTCACAAACCAAACACCAGTGAGTTGTATCTTACCATGCCGTGGTCGAACGTAAAAACGCCGACGTCTCTGCCATGGTGGATGTGATTCCTTCTGATGATTGGGTTGCCGTGGTTTTTCACCCAGATCCCAGCCAGAGCGTTGTTTGAGATCTCATTGTCTTCGTATATTCCCTAAACAATGAACAATGTTGAATAAGATTAAGGCTTTGAACATTTTCATGTACATGTTCATTTTAATCATACTAGTATTTTAACCTCACACGTAAAAACCCTATTTTCTTAAGACTGGGACTTATTTACTGTTCATGAAACCAGACAGGAGTGTGAGAATTAAGAAAGATGGGCTTTGCTGCTGTTGATCAATTAGCTCCTTGTGAAGTTAAGAGATCTACTGCACAATAACTGCAGACGCAGACGTATGCCTTTAAATCTTCACGTAATACTTTGCAACATGGGTGAAATGTGTGCATTACCTGTGCATGGTCAGTGATGTAAAGACCAACATTTTCACAGTCACTAATGTTGCAGTGCCTGATTGTGGGACAAGCACCCTGGCCGCTGACACAGACAGCTGACCCCACTGAAACAAGCAGGATGGAGAGTATTAGTGCACCAGTATCCAGGTCAAAATATACAACCAAATCAATCTCTGCTCCATCAAGGAGTGGTCGGAACATGGACGGAACATAGAGCAGTGCTTCCCAACCTTCTTGTCTTGTGGTCCCTAACAATGAAGGAGTGTCTACTTGCAACCCCTTGTCACAGGTTTCACAAGTTGCATAAATGTATGTAGCACAactttgtttcttcttcttagCCATACCGCTAATCATCTCACAACTTCTCACATGTATCTTGTGCATCTTGAGCAGCTGACTTACCTGTGCACGTGCTGCGTATGATGCAGTGGTCGATGATGGGGCTGCAGTTGACTGTGATCTCCAGGCAGTGGTGTGCATTGTGGTGCTGGGCGGATTTATCATCAGGATTGAACTGCAGCAGAAACAAAAACCGTTCTTAACAACTTACTAAAACTAACAATGACTAACAATTGCTTTCACCCATACTGAGTGAGTGTGCATACTGTCCACGTGGCCTATAGAAACccacaaaaagagagaaaaggtaATCTCACCCTAATGGTCATGTATCCAACATAAGCATCCTCCGAGCCTTCCATGAATACAAATGTAGAGTCTCTGGTATTCTCAATGATGACTTTCTCTGCCACTTTACCAGGAGCTGCAAAATAATCAGAAAGGTCACATTACAGACAAGACTAAACACATGCACAATGAAACCGTGACCACGACTTCACATGAACATACCAGCTCCTATCATTGTGATAGGCGACTCGATGTAGATCCATTCATCTGTGTAAATACCAGAGTGGACGAATATCAGGCCGTCAAAGTGAGGCTCCTGACCCCCTCCGAGAGCATCCTCAATGGTGTCATAGTACTGGAGAAAACATCACAAGTGAGGTGAATGACAGAAGCATCAAAGTGtgaaaagaatgttggaaaccGTTTACTTACAAACATGTTATCTCTCCCTTTGTATCTGGCAGGATTACTGTAGAAGTGTTCTGCAAAGCCCGGCTTCACATGTGCTCCTTTATACTGtaaagaaaatattcacatgatTAATCACACACTGAAGAACAGAATAATTCATAACGAACCATTTGAGACAACAAAGACAGAGCACTGGCACTGCATTCTGAACAAGATGGGGAAATCATCGCTAGAAAAATGCCTGAGACATTTTTATCCACAGAAAACAATCCTAAAAAGGTCAATATATCACAAAGgaatacaattttaaaacatAGTTCTCTTCTATCCCCTGCATACTGAATGACACCATTATGGCCTGTGGTGTTGCCCTTTCACATGACATTAGCCCTGTGTGCACAGGAGGATTTAAAGTCGCACTGAAGCAACTTTTGGAAACAAAAATATCGATGTAAAGATGAAGAGAAAACAGAGTGCATCTAGTCTCCTCAACGCTACCTTTTAAAGTGAATTCATTTTGTATCATAATTTGCTGTATGTAGAAGCAACGTATGCTTAATCCACCACACATACCTCATCTTTCAAATGTTCACATCAGTAGGCGTCAAAGCACTTTAGGAAGGTTTGAGTAAAAGGTATCTAGTTTTATGTATTTTCAAACTATGATATTGTTTTCATGAAATCCTTTCGTCAGGGCTGAAGCTCTGAAAACTGCATTTGCCTCTTCTAGTGTAAAGTCAATGTTACCAATAACCATAAAGAGTAGTGTGGTACCAGTGTTTTATttgcttcataataaaatattaaatcagAGGGTTTTAGTGACTCAGTAAGCCCACAGGAGGTTCCATACCAGCTGCTGAAAACTTTCCTTCCACGGGTTTGGCTGCTCATACTCTTCTGGGTTTATCTGGTAGAACTTCCCTGCCTCGGGGTGCATCATGGGCCGCGTGTATTCAAACACTTCCATGTACAGCCTCTTCCTGAAACATGAAGATAAAACGACAATTAACACTATCCGCCTCTCATTTCAGAATTTCTTAGTCTACAATACAGAAGCTCGTAGACTCATTTCTTGTGAGGATTAGTACAAACTTGATTATTAACACAAAATGACACCTAAACAAGTCACTAAAGGCCTGGCACACCAAGCTGTCAGTCAACAGTGTGCACCATGCTTGAGACATCTGACAGTTCAAACATGTTCACAGTGAAATTACTTTGTTTTGACTGTCTGTAATGTTTTTTGGAATGTAAATACACACTACTGACTGattatatatttctttaaactCTGCTTCTTACAACAAGACGTTGTTCAGCTCACAGTTCTAAAATTCTCTTCTGCTCTACTAATACCgatgtttgaaaatgaaatgcatttagTGCTGTATATTTTGTATGATGGTAATTTCACACAATAGCCTGCATTGGCAGTGAGGACTACCAAAACAATTTAACAATGGTTACTTTGATATATTAAGAAGTAACAAACAATTAATTCAAAGCTGAATTGAAGTGCCCTACTGACAATTTGACAGGAGCTTTTTTGATTTGACATGCTGTCAAATagccagccttttttttttttggataatGGCAAACAAAAAAGCATACTTCATTCGTGATTCAGCTTTCAAATGTGTGCAACCATTTCAAATCAGATGCacaacacaataaaaaggcaaatTAAAGCCACTatcaaatcaaaataaattgtaGCTATGGGACTGTTAATAGTACCTGCCCTCAGAACATTGGAGCTAAGTGTTGATTCAAATATTTATAAGATACAAGCGTTGACGCTGCTATTAAACCATTTATTGAACCCACACAAAGGAGCATGACAAACATACAGGGTAATGGTTAAGAGGAAACCCAACACCAACAAGTCTCACCAGAGGATGGGGTCATTGGCCAGCTCACTGAAGCGCTTGCACACACATGCTGCACGGCACAAGTCCTGCTCCAACAGGTACGAGAAAATCTTTAGCACCACCTCGTCTGGAAGCTTCTCCTGCAAATACTgctctgctggagctgctgggaGGAGGACGACGGTGGAATtagaataaatatatattcaaagGACAGGGTTTTGGGTGGGGTTGGACAACTGCAGCCATACGAGCATATTTATAGCAAGATCACGTCAGGAACCAAAACTATCTCTCGAGTCACAATAGCAACGAATTTCTGTAGAAATGATGAAGACTGCTTCGTGAATTGTCCCAGCATTGTCCTATTACATTGTTCCAAAAACGAAGACGTGGTTACACGTCCCACAGTATTTATACAATATTGATGTGAATACCATCAAAGCTGGAAGTCAAAACTTTACTCTCAGTCACAGTTTAATTACAACAACTTCTCATGTTTACTCCTATCTGAGTGAGCGTTGCGTTAACAGCTCAGCTACCTAAACGTGAATCAATCAATGTTTTACTCCTACATCCTAGTCAAGTTTGGGGTCTGTTATTAAACACTGAATACTGTATTCCATGATAAGATACATTTTTATCAGTTAAgcttttaaatgtttgtatttAACCTCTATCCAATTAggaatacatatttatttacattattactTTAATTATATCATTTACATTTCTCTTTCAGGGGTAATCTGTTGATTTCAATTCATAGGAAAATATACTACTTCCTCTCAAATGTGTGCAGGCTGTGCCGACTGGATGGAGGCCGTTACTTGCGTGGCCCTAAGTGAGATCCAATCACAGTCCACCAGAACTAGCACTTTGCTGTTAGACCAGCAAATCCAATCGCATTTCAGTTACAAGATATTAGAGCTGAATGCTACGTAGTTTCATCCATCTTCACAATGTACAGCTTAGGTTTACCTGGTTTAATGACATATGGTTACTGCTTTAGCATGCAAGCTCTGCCTGAATGGTGGAATTAtagatatgtactgtatgtaatggACCAATTTGTTTATCATACATTACTGAAACAAAAAGTTCCTATTTGTGTGGATTTATGCatctaactttaaaaaaaaaaaaaaaaaaaaggtaagatTAAACAAAAAGATGTATTGTTTAGATAAATGTCAGATTTGCAATTAGGAAGTCATTTTGGTTTTCGAACAGATCATGTGGAGGCAATGCGACCATTTACTTGGACACCACAAAGCCATGAATGATGAGTGAAAGCCAGAACTAAATGCCATCAAGGGCAGGCAAACATCTATTTCAGATGCTTTGGCAAGAGAACTGCACTGTATGAGAAAGTCTCCAAACGCCACAAATAACAGACTCCATAATTTTGGCTCTGTGAAACTTATGGTGCTACTCCACGTTTTTACAAACGAGGCTTTTAAAGAGATGATCTAAACTCTTGAGAGGTCTTGAGATACTATCTATTTTTCCTCGGTTGCCATCCCAGAAGTTGACATTAAGCGAAAGCTAAGCCTGGACTAAAGGATGAATACAGAATGAAAGTGCCATGTTTCTGATGCATGGTGCAGACAACTGTGTGTTACACACTATATGAACGTGCAGTACATACAAATCCCATTACATAAATAGGGTTTATGTAATACACAGACCTCTCATTATGAAAACGAAAGTGAAACATAAAATTTCacaatttgcaaaaaaaaaacatgtattcagCTATGAAACACCATGTATGACACATAACTGTACATTTTGCCCTGATTCACTATTTGATAAGCAACACACTGCTCTCGTTGTACATAAGGAAAAGTAATTAATCCTTAACCCTACCCGTCacaacctgtgggaaacaacAGTGAATGCACCGTTGGGGGAGATACACATCTGGTTACCTCTCAATGTGTGTCAATGTTTTCCTAATTACCTGGTAAATCTTGACACTTTCCTGAAACTCTGGGGCGCTTAGGTCGGTGTCCAAAGTTTTCTATGGTTGAAGTTGAAGCACCCtataagttgaaaaaaagtcagtggagacattaaaacattaattaTTGTGTTTCATTAAGATACAATCTTCATCATGTAGGCATTTATACAATCTTTGAAGGATTCCTGGTATACGTACCTCCATGTTTGTCTTTGTCGGACACACTGTTCTCTTGGGTAGAGACTTTCTTCTAAGTTGGTAGGGACTATTCTGAGCTCCTGGACCGGATTCTTCTGCGACCATATCTGCAGGAACGTCCTCATCTGCAAATggtggaaaacatttttttttaaagatttcttGCAATGCTATTAATTAAACAGaaggaaatacaaaaaaagatgtGTTGTCAACAACATATACATGATGTAGCATTTCAAATATACTTATTAAAAAAGTGAATCGGCAACTGGATATTCCTGAGCTATCACTAGTAAGCTatgcctaaacacacacacacgttgccCTGTGTGGTATAATCTCTGCTGTGGAGCCCATGAAGCATAGCTTAATTTGCATTAATGGACGTTTACTTGCATGTATGTTTGAGATCTTTAGGTGGACCAAACCAATGTATTCATACCATCAACTTATTGTTTACCATAGATTAGTAGTTTTTGAGCCTTCAAACACAACGTTCAGTCAGTAATAAGCAATAATAATTTGTAACAACAACACTAAAGGCAATATCTTAAACAGTATTTGTGAACAGGTCACAGGACAAAACCTAGGAAAAACAAAAGCAGGTTTCTTCATTACCTGCTCTGTATGCTACAAATTGCTTACAGATCCTATCAAGAAGGGATTCAATCAACAGAGCAACAAAACAACCATAGCATCAATCCTGAGCTAAACCAGACATCTATTTACAAAGCTCTATTCACCATGGCACGATGAGTTGATAGCTACCACAGATGGGAGATGCAAACGCTGTCTTCTTGTTGCTCTGGTTGCAAGGATGACTCCCTGGCTACTAGGCTAGTAACCACTACAAACACTGTCTGTGTAACAAACTGGGCCAGATAAACCGATTTCTATGTAGTTGTCAACTGAAATAATGTATAGGTTATTCTGCCTTGTTTGacttaaacaaacatttaagaCCAGAGGTGTATATCAATGTCAcatcaaatatactgtatgatgtGAAATATGTAAAGATACTGTTGATCTGTTACCAATCACActatcatttattcatttaatgtcaccttaaaatgacaataaaataacaaacaaataataataaatgaatagaGACAAGGAGAAGcactaaaaacaacaacagataaATCATTACTAGGATGAGCATGACAGGTCATCTTCTATTAGATTCTTTTGGCAACATTATCAAGTTACCatcttagatttttttttaaatgtttacaaaTCACTTTTGTCAGAAACAAGAGTTAATCATCTGCTGCTGAGTGCCATTCAATTGATGCTGTGAGATCCAACATCCCAACAAGTTACCCACGTTAGTCCACCTAATAACATTCATTGAATCAGATTCAGCAATCAACCAGTAATGTTGCTGATCAGTGTCCCCCAGATTGACTGGGTCTCTAGCACTGAAAGACATGGCAACTATGATTACAGAACATCCATAGCTAAAGTTTACTTTGAAAAATGTCAGTCAATACTGGATTAGCTAGCTACATTACACGTCTGCTGTCACACAGCGAAGAAAAACATTTGTGACTTAATTGTAACAGTTGCGTTGTTCCATTAATAACAAGCATATCTAcgcattgacattttaaagttgCAAAGGCTATGAAGGCTGGTGCTTTTCTGAAATCGCCAGGACTCAGATAGCTAGCCAAACATGCTAATAATAACAGCTATGTTAGCACAGGCTAGGTCCAGTTAGCATGCTACGACAACTGGCAAAACCACTTTGTGTACCCTTCTTTGCGTTTGTCACCCATGAATCAAGCTAACCACTGTCTACCGCTTGTCATTTTCACCAataatgtagctaacgttacctgccaaaaaaacaaaattcagcAGAGATATGAGGTCTGACGAGCAAAAGAAAGGCCGACTCGGGGcaaaaatcaagcaaaacaaagcGCGGCCTGAAAGCTaggtacaaacacaaaagcctTGGTGTTTCCTGACTGCACAGAGACCCTTTGCTGTTTGCTCCCCTGTGTTTTATTACAACAAGCAACGTTGACCCAATGCACGTactacacacagacatgaacaaTACATACATCCGTGCAAGCATATACACAATTCAACCGTAAAGCTAGCTGCCTGACAAGTCGTTCTGTAATGCTACGCTAGCTTAACGTAGCTAATATTATTACCTCTTTCCTGGTGGTTCCTCTCCGGCTGCACCGGGCGCGGCCTCGAGACTCGCCTAGGTCTTCTGCTAACGTTACTTGCTCTGACGGAGTTCATTTGGGGTGTTGTTAATCTTGAAGAAACGTCGAAGCCTTCACAGCAGAAGAGGCGACTCTAAGCACACCATCTATGTATTTTTATTCAGCATTGCACGATCTGCCATCTTTAGCCGTGGCACCTGAAAAAACGTATCGCTGTGTGTTATTCCCGTTCCTCTGCACTGGTGTTACGTCTAGCCCCGTTCTACTGTAGCAGGAGGAGCCATAACAGACAGGCACAGTCACATCACATGGGAGGATCTCTCGCCACACGTCACATTCCTCTTTCACGCGGCGGTCTATTCAACAATTGATTGCATTTACTTTTGAAGCTCAAACATCCAAGCATCCATTATGAGAGAATCTGCTGTATGTATCAGCAGCAGTCTACCTCACATTGGAGCTGAGTATAATTCTTAATGTAATCCTTATAGCTGGAGGTAAGGggtcttgctcaagggcacattGGCAGTCTCCTGCTTGTCCTACTTATCAGACTGATGAGACAACAGATTGCCATCAAATTATTATTGCTGTCTGTGACACCAAAATTCCTAATAGGCCTACATATTTTCCATGCTATGATAGAGTTGGCCACTTTTTATCTAACAAATGTAGACCTTAGAAAACAATGGATGTGTAGTGTAATCAGGGACCTAAAttagtttgattttttttaattatatttttgcaTAATTgctaaaaataaattgaaaataaaataaagggtTGATCTGTTAGAACAGATTGGTCCCTCAGTGGTTAGAAAAGCTGTCCATGGCAGTTAGTAGGAATTGGAAACCGTACTTACTACTGAAAATTGCTTGAGCTCAGCGAAGAGGCAATTAAGAAGATCATTTCTCCACAAGGATCAATGAAGTGTCTCATGATTATTACTATGCAGTCTTTGTATGAAGTGATGAGGAGCAGGCTTAGTTACAAAGCAAAGCTCTTACTCACATAATCTTGCATGGTGACTCAGAAAATTAGATTGTGAATACGATTAGGGCCAAAATTAAATCCTTCATCAGGGTGGCCGAGTCTGTGTTTTGAACTCTGTGTTTTGAGGACACCTTAGTATGAACCACTGTTCATTCACATTCAGATGAGTCCGTTGAAGGGATTTGGCACCTGCTGAATGCTCAGAGCTGCTCCTTGTACAACTGTCTGACTGGCTGACTGACTGAGAGGAGACCCCCCCGGGCAGACCAGACCAACATCTCAGCAGCTCTGCTTGCCCTTATGTCACTCTGACCGGGACAAGCAACTATAGATTTGATGGAAAATGGATAATTGATCATTTTAACGTCAAACAGATCAGTCAAAAGATATTAGTCTTCTCAGGTTCTGCTGCAGGAAACATTATTCACCCAGAGCAGATatgctttcatttttttctttccagaCATTCAGACCTTGCAGTGCCCATTAACACCAAATCTTAATGTTGTATAATTTATGTAACAAATATTATGACAAGGTGGAATCAATTAGTATACCTGCAAGGGCTGTAAATGACTGAACACCAGATTACATAACCATACTTATCATG from Sander lucioperca isolate FBNREF2018 chromosome 15, SLUC_FBN_1.2, whole genome shotgun sequence includes the following:
- the fbxo11a gene encoding F-box only protein 11a isoform X2, with protein sequence MNSVRASNVSRRPRRVSRPRPVQPERNHQERDEDVPADMVAEESGPGAQNSPYQLRRKSLPKRTVCPTKTNMEGASTSTIENFGHRPKRPRVSGKCQDLPAPAEQYLQEKLPDEVVLKIFSYLLEQDLCRAACVCKRFSELANDPILWKRLYMEVFEYTRPMMHPEAGKFYQINPEEYEQPNPWKESFQQLYKGAHVKPGFAEHFYSNPARYKGRDNMFYYDTIEDALGGGQEPHFDGLIFVHSGIYTDEWIYIESPITMIGAAPGKVAEKVIIENTRDSTFVFMEGSEDAYVGYMTIRFNPDDKSAQHHNAHHCLEITVNCSPIIDHCIIRSTCTVGSAVCVSGQGACPTIRHCNISDCENVGLYITDHAQGIYEDNEISNNALAGIWVKNHGNPIIRRNHIHHGRDVGVFTFDHGMGYFESCNIHRNRIAGFEVKAYANPTVVRCEIHHGQTGGIYVHEKGRGQFIENKIYANNFAGVWITSNSDPTIRGNAIFNGNQGGVYIFGDGRGLIEGNDIYGNALAGIQIRTNSCPIVRHNKIHDGQHGGIYVHEKGQGVIEENEVYSNTLAGVWVTTGSTPVLRRNRIHSGKQVGVYFYDNGHGVLEDNDIYNHMYSGVQIRTGSNPKIRRNKIWGGQNGGILVYNSGLGFIEDNEIFDNAMAGVWIKTDSNPTLRRNKIHDGRDGGICIFNGGRGLLEENDIFRNAQAGVLISTNSHPVLRKNRIFDGFAAGIEITNHATATLEGNQIFNNRFGGLFLASGVNVTMKDNKIMNNQDAIEKAVSRGQCLYKISSYTSYPMHDFYRCHTCNTTDRNAICVNCIKKCHQGHDVEFIRHDRFFCDCGAGTLSNPCTLAGEPTHDTDTLYDSAPPIESNTLQHN
- the fbxo11a gene encoding F-box only protein 11a isoform X1 — translated: MNSVRASNVSRRPRRVSRPRPVQPERNHQERDEDVPADMVAEESGPGAQNSPYQLRRKSLPKRTVCPTKTNMEGASTSTIENFGHRPKRPRVSGKCQDLPAAPAEQYLQEKLPDEVVLKIFSYLLEQDLCRAACVCKRFSELANDPILWKRLYMEVFEYTRPMMHPEAGKFYQINPEEYEQPNPWKESFQQLYKGAHVKPGFAEHFYSNPARYKGRDNMFYYDTIEDALGGGQEPHFDGLIFVHSGIYTDEWIYIESPITMIGAAPGKVAEKVIIENTRDSTFVFMEGSEDAYVGYMTIRFNPDDKSAQHHNAHHCLEITVNCSPIIDHCIIRSTCTVGSAVCVSGQGACPTIRHCNISDCENVGLYITDHAQGIYEDNEISNNALAGIWVKNHGNPIIRRNHIHHGRDVGVFTFDHGMGYFESCNIHRNRIAGFEVKAYANPTVVRCEIHHGQTGGIYVHEKGRGQFIENKIYANNFAGVWITSNSDPTIRGNAIFNGNQGGVYIFGDGRGLIEGNDIYGNALAGIQIRTNSCPIVRHNKIHDGQHGGIYVHEKGQGVIEENEVYSNTLAGVWVTTGSTPVLRRNRIHSGKQVGVYFYDNGHGVLEDNDIYNHMYSGVQIRTGSNPKIRRNKIWGGQNGGILVYNSGLGFIEDNEIFDNAMAGVWIKTDSNPTLRRNKIHDGRDGGICIFNGGRGLLEENDIFRNAQAGVLISTNSHPVLRKNRIFDGFAAGIEITNHATATLEGNQIFNNRFGGLFLASGVNVTMKDNKIMNNQDAIEKAVSRGQCLYKISSYTSYPMHDFYRCHTCNTTDRNAICVNCIKKCHQGHDVEFIRHDRFFCDCGAGTLSNPCTLAGEPTHDTDTLYDSAPPIESNTLQHN